A genomic window from Candidatus Bathyarchaeota archaeon includes:
- a CDS encoding Hsp20/alpha crystallin family protein, with protein MNEKSKKKETVEAPQPENNVSIQPLRETTISRGFDSIFEDFRKSFDDLMSPFLPMRTWMPDMTQNWPVRAALVDLVDNGDQFLVRAELPGFEKTDVEILTNKDTLTFRAEKKSQLEAKDKNYLHRERTYSSSKRTINFPEEVDPSKIVAKMNNGVLEIIAPKKEPEPDEKLRKIELK; from the coding sequence ATGAATGAAAAATCTAAGAAAAAAGAGACTGTAGAAGCACCTCAACCAGAAAACAATGTATCAATTCAACCACTAAGGGAAACAACTATTTCGCGGGGGTTCGATTCTATTTTCGAAGATTTTAGAAAATCCTTTGACGACCTGATGTCTCCTTTTTTGCCCATGCGGACATGGATGCCTGATATGACACAAAATTGGCCGGTTAGAGCTGCTTTGGTTGACTTGGTTGATAATGGGGATCAATTTTTGGTAAGGGCTGAATTGCCTGGTTTTGAAAAAACTGACGTTGAAATATTGACAAACAAAGATACCTTGACGTTCCGGGCAGAAAAGAAGTCACAGCTTGAAGCGAAAGATAAAAACTATCTTCACAGGGAACGTACATATTCGTCTAGTAAACGAACAATTAATTTTCCTGAGGAAGTTGACCCTTCAAAAATTGTGGCAAAAATGAATAATGGTGTCTTAGAAATTATTGCGCCTAAGAAAGAGCCTGAACCGGATGAAAAACTAAGGAAAATAGAACTAAAATAA